The Porphyromonadaceae bacterium W3.11 DNA window CTGAGTGACACCGACCAAACCGATAGCTACCATTTTTGCAAAAAGTAGTGTGGTAGGCTTAACGGAGGAGGCTATGATCTCAACGATTCGGCTTTTCTTTTCCTCCATCACACTCGTCATTACCATACTACCGTATGTTATCACGAACATGAATAGCAGGATGTTGAAGATTTCTCCAATAACCATCGCCACCATAGCAGAGCTCTCTTTTTCCTCTCCACTGTCGCTCCATTGGACAGAGGAGACATTGATGCTCACTTTAGTGTCATCAATGATTTTTTCTAGTCCTGGAATACCATAGGAGTCTATCTTTTCTTTCCTTAGTGCTGGCTCCAATGCTTCCGATATGTGATAGCCCAGAGTGGGGACAATAGATGAGTGTGAATAGATTGTAATGGCTTTAGGATTAACCAACAGGTCATCCGATATCATTACATAGGCATAATAATTATCATCTTTTTTATCACGTAGCTGAGCTATATCTGCATCACCTTTGACAAACTTAAATCCATCCTTGGATTTTTGAGATGCGATGTTGTCAAAATATTTATTGGTTTGGTCAATAACCATAACCGTCTTTTCTGAATTATCTCTAGCACTCATACCTAAAAGCATAGGTACTAGTGTAATGGCAATAATAAGAAGTGGCGTTAAAAACGTAATGATGACAAATGACTTCTTATTGACTTTCGATAGATACTCTTTTCTGAGTACAATCCAGAATTTATTCATAGTGTTACCTCCTTCTCTTTTAAAGTTGATTTGCCATTACTAACGACATCTAAGAAAATTTCATGCATACTAGGGATGACCTCCTCAAACTGAACAATATTCGAAAAGCTATTCCACTCAGTGATAATTTCTTTAGCACCGAAGTTATTCATATTTTCAAGAACCATAGTGGTCCTTCCGTAGCGATCTATATGATTTTCTCTGATATTGTACCTTTCTTTCGTTGAGGATGGGATATTGAGATCCCCTTCAAATACAAACTTGTATGTATCTCCTTTATAGCTCTGTTTGATGAGTTGGACATCTCCCTGAAGGACTACATGACTCTTATTAATAAGTGTCATGTTGTCACAAAGTTCCTCCACGCTCTGCATGTTGTGAGTGGAGAAGATAATAGTGTGTCCTTGATCTCGTAGCTCTAATATTTCGTTTTTGAGTAACTCTACGTTGACGGGGTCAAAACCACTAAAAGGTTCATCAAAGATAAGTAGCCTAGGTTTGTGAATAACTGTGCATATGAATTGTACTTTCTGAGCCATCCCCTTAGAGAGTTCTTGTACCTTCTTATTCCACCAGGGCATGATATCCATTTTCTCAAACCATTCAGTAAGGACTCTCTTAGCATCTTTTCTACTCATTCCCTTAAGCTGAGCTAGGTAGATCGCTTGCTCCCCAACCTTCATTTTTCGGTATAACCCTCTTTCCTCTGGTAGATAACCGATAAGATTAACGTCACTGGGTTGGAAAGGCCTGCCATCGAAAATAATCTCACCACTATCTGGAGCTGTAATCCTATTGAGGATACGTATGAGAGTGGTTTTGCCTGCACCGTTCGGCCCTAATAAGCCGTAGATTTTTCCCTCTGGGATATCTAGGCTTACATGGTCAAGTGCGCGATGCTGAGCATAGTCTTTGACCACGTCCTTGACTTCAATTACATAGTTACTCATTGTCTCTTATTTACTATTTTTTGATTACTTAATTCTCTTTGGTGGGGTAAGTGTCCTGTCCCCAAGTATATTTGCAATAGTTTGTTTTTGTCTATTTAGCTCTGATAATCTCTCCAATAGAGACATCCCAGTATCTGTATCATTATTTTTGCACGCCTCATTGATTTGCTTGATCAGTGAAGCGATTTCATTTTCTAGCACAGCATTCTTATAACTGGTTATATCTTTTAGAATTAACTTCTCCAGTTCCTGCTCACTTTCTTGCTCTTCCACAAATGATTGATGCAGAGGACTAAGTTTATTATCTTCCGTGATGATTTGATTACCAAAGTGGAGAATGCTGGGATCATCGTACGAAGGGATGAATGTCTTAGGATTAAAAGATGGGTTAACCTCTTGCTCCTCTATAAGGTCATCCATTAACTTACTAAAGGCTGGTGTCAATACATCCTTCTCTTCGAGGTCTCTAGTCTGGTCATAGATCAGATCTATCACGCTGGCACCAATTACACCGGAATTGAGCTCATAAGCCTCAATGAATCGGGTGCCATGGTGGATTAAATACTTTAGCAACTCTATCTCATAGACATTTAGTGGGTGTTCAAGTTTAGGCTTCTTTACCTTTGAGGCTACTTTTTGGTATCCTCTAAATGGTGCCTGAGTCGAAAGGTTGGTGAAGGTACCACTTTTTTGCTGTGAATCATCTGCAGATTGCCTATTTTTCTGCCTTTCTATTTCGCGTGCTTTAGCCCGCCTTTCTTCTTCGTAGCGATCTTGTCGGATTTGATTGATTCGCTGTGTTAGAGCCTCCACCGATAGCCCTACGATGGCACTAATATTATTGATATAGACCTCTCTAACGATGTCGTCATCTATGAATGAGATGGATTCTGAAACCTCTTGTATAATCTGTACCTTAGCTTGTGGCTCCTCTCCTAGCTGTTCGGTGAGTATCCGCTCCTTGAAGTATATGCCATCCTCTTCATTAGCTGAGATAAATTCCTCTATATCCTCAAGAGTATGAGTCATTGCAAAGGTGTCGGGGTCTTCTCCCTCAGGCAGTCGAAGGATATTGACGCTCATCCCCTTTTGTAAGCATATATCTAACCCTTTAAGGGTAGCACTTAGCCCAGCATTGTCTGCGTCAAAGATGAGTGTGATGTTAGATGTATATCGCTTGACCAATTGGACTTGCTGACTGGTGAGTGCTGTCCCTGAGCTGGCTACTACGTTTTGAATCCCTCTTTGGAACATAGATAAGACGTCCATATATCCCTCAACGACGAGGCACTTATCCTTCTTTGAGATTTCTCGTTTCGAGAAGTATAGACCGTATAGCTCATTGCTTTTATCGTATAAGTCGGATGCAGGGGAATTAATATATTTACCTACATGCTCTACCTTTTTGAGGATTCTCCCACCAAAACCAACTATGTTTCCACTAATTGAGTGGATTGGGAAGATGACTCTTTCTCGATAGCGGTCATACCAATCTCCCTTTTTGCTTTTGCTGATCAATCCTAGATGTTCGAGAATAGTAAAATCAATCCCCTGATTTTTGGCAGCCTTTACAAGAAAGTCCCACTCTGCTGGAGAGTATCCTAGCTCGAAATTCTGTATGGTTTCATCCGTCAAACCTCTTTCCCTGAAATAACTCAGAGCTATTCTTCTCCCTTCTGCTCCTTGCTGTAACTCGTTAGCAAACTTATCTCGTGCAAAGTTATTAGCATTCAGTAGTTTCTCTCTTTCGCTCTTTCTTTGTTCTTGTTCGGGCGAAAGCTCTTGCTCTATAACCTGTATCCCATATTTTTTCCCAAGATACTTTATAGCTTCTGGGAAAGAAAGGTTTTCATGCTTCATTAAGAAGGATAGAGGGGTACCGCCCTCGCCACAGACAAAGCATTTGCAGATATTTTTGGAAACGGATACATTAAATGAAGGATGTGAGTCATCATGAAAAGGACATAGTCCTACATAATCACGTCCCTTTCGATGAAGTGTGACAAAGTCTCCTACGACATCCGCAATTTCTGCCCGATCAATAATCTGATCTATGATTCTTCTTTCTATCATTATAGATTATGTGAGAGGTAGTATTCTCTAGCTCGTTCTAAGTCTTTAGGTGTGTCAATACCAATGCTTATATCATTTGTGAGGACTGTCTTTATCTTATATCCAGCCTGTAGCCACCTAAGCTGTTCGAGCCCCTCAGATTGCTCTAATGGACTTATTGGGAGTTTTGTGATTTGTTTGAGGACTTCACTGCGATATCCATAAAGTCCAATATGTCTATAGTAATGTATTGATGAACGTTGTGAGTCGTTTCCTAGGTCTCGAAAATAGGGAATTGGGTATCTACTAAAATAGAGTGCATATCCATCCGATGTCGTCACAACCTTAACTTGGTTGGGATTTGATAACTCTTCGAAACTTGTGCCGTTAGGGTAGGGATGAATAGGTGTAGCAATATCAGTCTTAGTATCACTAAAGGCTGATATTAAATCCTTTAATAGCGTCTTAGACACAAAGGGTTCATCCCCCTGAATGTTGATGATGACGTCGAATGTACCTTTCGTTTTTCCTAAGGCTTCTGACACGCGGTCTGTCCCACTTTTATGTTTTGTTGAAGTCATTATAACCTTGCCACCAAAGCTCTTGACCTCATCGTATATCCGTTGGTCATCTGTAGCCACTATGACCTCCTGAAGTACATCTTGGCTTCTCTCATAAACATGCTGAATGATAGTCTTAGACCCAATAGTGTATAGGGGCTTACCTGGTAACCTTGTAGAGGCATACCGAGCAGGAATGATTCCGAGAATCTTGAGCTTTTGTGCACTGCTATTCATAAGGGTTTACGCTATTATTTCACTTAGACACAAATATACTAAAGTTTGAGACAATTTTAGGATTAAGAATCATATTATTCAGGGGTTAGACATTAGAAACATAAGAAATGACATGAGTAGCTGTATTATAGAGGTGAATTGTTTTTTTCATGATATGAATAGGATGATATATAAGTTATGGGTTGAATGAATTGTAGTTAAAAATAACTCATGCTGATTATTTTGCATTTATGTATCTTTGAAGATGTGGAACTATCCGATGTTCATTGATAGTACTGAAACAATTAACTGGAAAATTGTAAAAATGTAGAGGTCGTCAAGAAGCAATTTTAAACTTCTAAAGGATTATTAATTATGGGAAATAAACATATTATCAGTAGTGCTACATGGGTGTTTATGATGCTTCTTTGTTCTCTTGTGTCTTGTCGTAAAGAAAACACTATGAGTTCGAAAGAATTAGAGACTAAAGTTGAAAGAATAGAAGTCGATAAGGTCTTTTCATTAGATACTATACAAGGTGGAGATTGGACTCATT harbors:
- a CDS encoding ABC transporter ATP-binding protein; amino-acid sequence: MSNYVIEVKDVVKDYAQHRALDHVSLDIPEGKIYGLLGPNGAGKTTLIRILNRITAPDSGEIIFDGRPFQPSDVNLIGYLPEERGLYRKMKVGEQAIYLAQLKGMSRKDAKRVLTEWFEKMDIMPWWNKKVQELSKGMAQKVQFICTVIHKPRLLIFDEPFSGFDPVNVELLKNEILELRDQGHTIIFSTHNMQSVEELCDNMTLINKSHVVLQGDVQLIKQSYKGDTYKFVFEGDLNIPSSTKERYNIRENHIDRYGRTTMVLENMNNFGAKEIITEWNSFSNIVQFEEVIPSMHEIFLDVVSNGKSTLKEKEVTL
- the kdsB gene encoding 3-deoxy-manno-octulosonate cytidylyltransferase codes for the protein MNSSAQKLKILGIIPARYASTRLPGKPLYTIGSKTIIQHVYERSQDVLQEVIVATDDQRIYDEVKSFGGKVIMTSTKHKSGTDRVSEALGKTKGTFDVIINIQGDEPFVSKTLLKDLISAFSDTKTDIATPIHPYPNGTSFEELSNPNQVKVVTTSDGYALYFSRYPIPYFRDLGNDSQRSSIHYYRHIGLYGYRSEVLKQITKLPISPLEQSEGLEQLRWLQAGYKIKTVLTNDISIGIDTPKDLERAREYYLSHNL
- the dnaG gene encoding DNA primase; translated protein: MIERRIIDQIIDRAEIADVVGDFVTLHRKGRDYVGLCPFHDDSHPSFNVSVSKNICKCFVCGEGGTPLSFLMKHENLSFPEAIKYLGKKYGIQVIEQELSPEQEQRKSEREKLLNANNFARDKFANELQQGAEGRRIALSYFRERGLTDETIQNFELGYSPAEWDFLVKAAKNQGIDFTILEHLGLISKSKKGDWYDRYRERVIFPIHSISGNIVGFGGRILKKVEHVGKYINSPASDLYDKSNELYGLYFSKREISKKDKCLVVEGYMDVLSMFQRGIQNVVASSGTALTSQQVQLVKRYTSNITLIFDADNAGLSATLKGLDICLQKGMSVNILRLPEGEDPDTFAMTHTLEDIEEFISANEEDGIYFKERILTEQLGEEPQAKVQIIQEVSESISFIDDDIVREVYINNISAIVGLSVEALTQRINQIRQDRYEEERRAKAREIERQKNRQSADDSQQKSGTFTNLSTQAPFRGYQKVASKVKKPKLEHPLNVYEIELLKYLIHHGTRFIEAYELNSGVIGASVIDLIYDQTRDLEEKDVLTPAFSKLMDDLIEEQEVNPSFNPKTFIPSYDDPSILHFGNQIITEDNKLSPLHQSFVEEQESEQELEKLILKDITSYKNAVLENEIASLIKQINEACKNNDTDTGMSLLERLSELNRQKQTIANILGDRTLTPPKRIK
- a CDS encoding ABC transporter permease, which gives rise to MNKFWIVLRKEYLSKVNKKSFVIITFLTPLLIIAITLVPMLLGMSARDNSEKTVMVIDQTNKYFDNIASQKSKDGFKFVKGDADIAQLRDKKDDNYYAYVMISDDLLVNPKAITIYSHSSIVPTLGYHISEALEPALRKEKIDSYGIPGLEKIIDDTKVSINVSSVQWSDSGEEKESSAMVAMVIGEIFNILLFMFVITYGSMVMTSVMEEKKSRIVEIIASSVKPTTLLFAKMVAIGLVGVTQVMLWAILLVLAFILSQVFMIGSATLDLQQLSANMSTAGDFDPEMIQEIILPLSNFNFGGMFIAFIFYFICAYLSFASIFAAIGAAMDSDEDVSQMTMPITLFMLFGFYAAFYSADNPFGPLALWGSFIPFIGPNVMMVRLPFDPPVWQIVVSTIMMVVTTLVMVWLAAKIFRVGLLMYGKKPSVKEMIKWVSYK